Proteins from a genomic interval of Pelagicoccus enzymogenes:
- a CDS encoding CRTAC1 family protein, which produces MIRSLLSYAPVLPSASKRLVVGWVLCGLFGWASNLSAQFVDATLESGIFHEQMVAIEEEQIIHFQSGGAAAGDFDGDGWVDLFVTRVGAPDILYRNLGRSGPQGVVTFQDITSRAGVGGSYHSNGAAWADIDNDGDLDLYVTTLYHNRFYLYLNNGDGTFSEEGTARGADLASGIEHHGFSVSFGDYDRDGYLDFHVSEWEVPQTGPDAAQHNALMRNLGAPAPGYFSNQTLAAGVGLNGLERPSTPGVRNDFAFTSRFNDMDNDGWPDLLVAADYRTSQLFWNRGDGTFVDEGAATGVGLDGNGMGADVGDFDGDGLLDWFVTSISDNRLYRNLGERRFEDVSLSVGPGPGVSGAGWGWGTAFLDGDNDGDLDLVMTNGHQDLDNPSRILESIDQTTYWRNDDGVYQRFSDAMGFTDRDPGKGLLVFDYDNDGDLDVFIANCQTKPILYRNDTVTDNRWLRVNLVGRKSNSHGIGARLELQAEPDGPVQLREVSASSHFLAQSEVTSHFGLGDFTGNAHQLTVRWPSGVVQTLSNLPVDREIRILEPVTYQEWETRLSPRTLPYLGGRDADFDSDGFSNFMEYLFATDPRDAGDLPELEWIDPRLDWVDGAYRISYQRPLGAADRRFVCELSSDLDVWKEFVGTPQTVQAIDSPDGRYQWVEANLPAAQGTSWFLRVRAVETVIDSE; this is translated from the coding sequence ATGATTCGATCACTTCTATCCTATGCCCCTGTATTGCCCAGTGCTTCGAAGCGGTTGGTGGTTGGCTGGGTGTTGTGTGGTTTGTTTGGCTGGGCCTCGAATCTCTCGGCTCAGTTCGTCGATGCGACTTTGGAGTCCGGAATTTTTCATGAGCAAATGGTGGCGATCGAAGAGGAGCAGATTATCCATTTCCAGAGTGGAGGCGCGGCGGCGGGCGACTTCGATGGCGATGGCTGGGTGGACCTTTTCGTGACGCGGGTGGGCGCTCCGGATATTCTCTACCGAAATTTGGGACGGTCGGGGCCGCAGGGGGTGGTGACCTTTCAGGACATAACCTCGCGGGCGGGCGTCGGCGGGTCCTACCATAGCAACGGGGCGGCTTGGGCGGATATCGACAACGACGGCGATCTCGACCTCTACGTCACCACGCTCTACCACAATCGCTTCTACCTGTATCTAAATAATGGCGACGGAACGTTCTCGGAGGAGGGGACTGCTCGGGGAGCTGACTTGGCGAGTGGAATCGAGCACCATGGTTTTTCGGTTTCTTTCGGCGACTATGATCGGGACGGCTACCTCGACTTTCACGTGAGCGAATGGGAGGTGCCGCAAACCGGCCCGGACGCCGCGCAGCACAATGCCCTTATGAGAAACCTTGGGGCTCCCGCTCCGGGCTATTTCTCCAACCAGACCCTGGCGGCGGGCGTGGGTTTGAATGGATTGGAGCGGCCCTCGACGCCAGGCGTGCGCAACGATTTCGCATTTACCTCGCGTTTTAACGACATGGACAACGACGGCTGGCCGGACCTGTTGGTGGCGGCCGACTACCGGACCAGCCAGCTCTTTTGGAACCGGGGCGATGGAACCTTCGTCGACGAGGGCGCGGCCACGGGCGTGGGCTTGGACGGCAATGGTATGGGGGCGGATGTGGGCGACTTCGATGGGGACGGTTTGTTGGATTGGTTTGTCACCTCGATCTCTGACAATCGCTTGTATCGCAACCTGGGGGAGCGTCGCTTCGAGGATGTTAGCCTGTCGGTCGGACCGGGGCCTGGCGTCTCCGGAGCGGGCTGGGGTTGGGGGACGGCGTTCCTCGATGGCGACAACGATGGCGATCTCGACCTAGTCATGACCAATGGACACCAGGATTTGGACAACCCCTCTCGCATCCTCGAATCGATCGACCAGACGACCTACTGGCGAAACGACGATGGCGTGTATCAACGTTTTAGTGACGCGATGGGTTTTACCGATAGGGACCCGGGAAAGGGACTTCTCGTTTTTGACTATGACAACGATGGCGACCTCGACGTCTTCATCGCCAATTGCCAGACTAAGCCCATCCTCTACCGCAACGATACGGTGACGGATAACCGTTGGCTGCGGGTCAATCTCGTTGGCCGCAAGTCGAATTCGCACGGGATCGGCGCCCGCCTCGAACTGCAGGCCGAGCCGGATGGACCGGTTCAGCTACGAGAGGTTTCGGCCAGTAGCCACTTCCTTGCCCAGAGCGAGGTGACTTCCCATTTTGGACTCGGGGACTTTACGGGCAATGCCCACCAGTTGACGGTGCGTTGGCCCAGCGGGGTGGTGCAGACCTTGTCGAATCTGCCAGTCGATCGTGAGATCCGTATCCTAGAACCGGTTACATACCAGGAATGGGAGACCCGCCTCTCGCCTCGAACCCTGCCGTACCTTGGCGGTCGGGACGCGGATTTCGATAGCGATGGATTTTCAAACTTCATGGAATACCTCTTTGCGACCGATCCGCGCGATGCAGGGGATCTGCCAGAGCTCGAGTGGATCGATCCGCGGCTGGACTGGGTAGATGGCGCGTATCGGATAAGCTACCAGCGTCCGCTGGGAGCGGCGGACAGGCGGTTCGTCTGCGAGCTGTCCTCGGATCTCGATGTTTGGAAGGAATTCGTGGGGACGCCGCAAACCGTGCAGGCCATCGATTCGCCCGATGGACGCTACCAGTGGGTGGAGGCGAATCTGCCAGCGGCGCAGGGGACAAGTTGGTTTCTGCGCGTTCGAGCTGTGGAGACCGTGATTGATTCAGAATGA
- a CDS encoding glycoside hydrolase family 31 protein, translating into MPYAFSRSLQAAATLAALLLATPLVQAAKTLSAPSGELTWQDDGSVQITRSGATIIDLQQIRFDYHAPLSVKLIDANDHSIRVALSFPAAVDFRSRATEPLDIELTMSRHGDGFRFYADAEWGNQVTLDLADTGDHVFGLSSPLQPENRHSPDLRESSVTVEVTNAAQTMVENFASAFSSFYISSHGYGAFFDTFGAGQYDFAINGRHKIHHETGTLDWYVFFGDDGRAIHQAYYELIGAPKSLPLWAVGPVGWRDQNDGGAAEILDDLQRFEDLRLPFTSWFVDRPYSDGANEWSLMNFNAKFAKPEEWISTIREDHGIEFMTWTATAFFGDTPMPKHLPGGFTYADLSDPATVALYQQKLTELQHSVGVKGHKMDRADEHLPNWEKWADETVAIGERRNKYAYLFAKTHDESLRRTWGDDQFTFSRAAIHRAQPYLSAIWGGDPRTSWQGLQGNAANAMRASFMGFPVWGTDVGGYLGPGYIDTDLYLRWTQFGIFNGLLEIKFDGSGGDGPDRMPWSYDKTFQSDFRELLELRMALLPYLHSLANTSATNGPLMQPLAYRHLDDPNTYDIWDQYYVGDGLLVAPVLTPGTAREVYLPAGKWYRFDFAEGVQSAHEGQRAMGVQAALDEIPLFVRANSLMVTGDIYRGNSRNWLEGEANTLVIHAFPGGIGEQTSFTYIDSKDDNKPKTITLTRTDESVKVVAPELTQEVTIEVYLDGKKQVKTVPAGAPLEATF; encoded by the coding sequence ATGCCCTATGCCTTTTCACGCTCCCTGCAAGCAGCTGCCACGCTGGCCGCCCTGCTTCTGGCAACTCCGCTTGTCCAAGCGGCTAAAACCCTCTCCGCGCCCAGTGGCGAGCTAACCTGGCAGGACGACGGTTCCGTGCAGATCACCCGGAGCGGAGCGACAATCATCGACTTGCAGCAAATCCGCTTCGACTACCATGCGCCGCTTAGCGTCAAGCTGATCGATGCCAACGACCATTCGATCCGCGTTGCCCTGTCTTTTCCGGCCGCTGTCGACTTCCGCTCCCGCGCAACCGAGCCGCTGGATATCGAGCTCACCATGAGCCGCCACGGCGACGGCTTTCGCTTCTACGCCGACGCGGAATGGGGCAACCAAGTGACCCTCGATTTAGCCGATACCGGCGACCACGTCTTCGGCCTCTCCTCTCCCCTGCAGCCGGAGAACCGCCACTCGCCAGACCTGCGCGAGTCGAGCGTCACCGTCGAAGTAACCAATGCCGCCCAGACCATGGTGGAAAACTTCGCCTCCGCCTTCTCCTCCTTCTACATTAGCAGCCATGGCTACGGAGCCTTCTTCGATACCTTCGGAGCTGGACAATACGATTTCGCCATCAACGGCCGCCACAAGATCCATCACGAAACCGGCACCCTCGACTGGTATGTGTTTTTTGGAGACGACGGACGCGCCATCCACCAAGCCTACTACGAGCTCATAGGAGCCCCCAAGTCCCTCCCCCTCTGGGCCGTCGGCCCCGTGGGCTGGCGCGACCAAAACGATGGCGGAGCCGCGGAAATCCTCGACGACCTCCAGCGCTTCGAAGACCTACGCCTGCCCTTCACCTCCTGGTTCGTGGACCGTCCCTACAGCGACGGAGCCAACGAATGGTCGCTCATGAACTTCAACGCCAAGTTCGCCAAGCCCGAAGAATGGATCTCCACCATCCGCGAGGACCACGGCATCGAGTTCATGACCTGGACCGCCACCGCCTTCTTCGGTGACACCCCCATGCCAAAGCACTTGCCCGGCGGCTTCACCTACGCCGATTTGAGCGACCCCGCCACCGTCGCCCTCTACCAGCAAAAGCTCACCGAGCTGCAACACTCCGTCGGCGTGAAAGGCCACAAGATGGACCGAGCCGACGAGCATCTACCCAATTGGGAAAAGTGGGCCGACGAAACCGTTGCCATCGGCGAACGCCGCAACAAGTACGCCTACCTCTTCGCCAAGACCCACGACGAGTCCCTGCGCCGCACCTGGGGAGACGACCAGTTCACCTTCTCCCGCGCCGCCATCCACCGCGCCCAGCCCTACCTCAGCGCCATCTGGGGAGGCGATCCCCGCACCAGCTGGCAAGGCCTGCAAGGCAACGCCGCCAATGCCATGCGCGCCTCCTTCATGGGCTTCCCCGTTTGGGGCACAGACGTCGGCGGCTACCTCGGCCCAGGCTATATCGACACCGACCTCTACCTGCGTTGGACCCAATTCGGCATCTTCAATGGCCTGCTCGAAATCAAGTTCGACGGCTCCGGCGGCGACGGCCCCGACCGCATGCCTTGGAGCTACGACAAAACCTTCCAATCCGACTTCCGCGAGCTGCTCGAGCTCCGCATGGCCCTCCTGCCCTACCTGCACTCGCTGGCCAACACCTCCGCGACAAACGGCCCGCTCATGCAGCCGCTCGCCTACCGTCACCTCGACGACCCCAACACCTACGACATTTGGGACCAATACTACGTCGGCGACGGCCTACTCGTCGCACCCGTCCTGACCCCCGGCACCGCACGGGAAGTCTATCTGCCCGCCGGAAAGTGGTACCGCTTCGATTTCGCCGAAGGCGTGCAAAGCGCCCACGAAGGGCAGCGAGCGATGGGCGTCCAAGCCGCCCTGGACGAGATCCCACTCTTCGTCCGCGCCAACAGCCTCATGGTCACCGGCGACATCTACCGCGGCAACAGCCGCAACTGGCTCGAAGGCGAAGCCAATACCCTCGTCATCCATGCCTTCCCCGGCGGGATCGGCGAACAAACCAGCTTCACCTACATCGACAGCAAGGACGACAACAAGCCCAAGACGATCACCCTAACTCGCACTGACGAGTCCGTGAAGGTAGTTGCTCCCGAGCTCACGCAAGAGGTAACGATCGAAGTTTACCTCGACGGCAAAAAGCAGGTCAAAACTGTCCCCGCCGGAGCTCCCTTGGAAGCCACGTTTTAA